The genomic region ACAGAATTTCCATTGCGAGCGAATGCTGTAGTGAATGATCCAATTATGATTAAACGATGGGAAAAAGAAAATGTATTCAAAAAATCTTTCGAGTATAATGCAGGCAAAGAAAAATATATTTTACATGATGGCCCCCCATATGCAAATGGACATATTCATTTGGGAACTGCGTACAATAAAATCCTAAAAGATATTATTGCAAAATCACAACGCATGATGGGTAAGCATGTACCAGTAACACCTGGCTGGGATTGTCATGGTTTACCGATCGAACTTAAAGTTACGAAGGATACACCGGGTCTTGAACCAAAAGAATTAAAAGAAAGGTGTCGTGCGTATGCACAGCATTGGGTTAATGTACAGCGCCACGAGTTTAAGGAGCTTGGTGTACTTATGGATTGGGACGATCCTTACTTAACTATGGCACCAGAATATGAAGCATCAATTATTCGCGCATTTGGCGAATTTGTTGATCAAGGATACATTGAACGTAAAAATAAGACGGTACCTTGGTGTTCATCATGTAAAACGGTATTGGCTACAGCTGAAATTGAATATTATGATCGTAAAGACCCTTCAATTTATGTTCTTTTTGCACTAGAACAGCAAGCTATTGATATAGTATTGCCAACATTAAAAGGCAAGGTAGTTTATGCGCTTATTTGGACAACAACACCATGGACATTACCACTTAATCGTGCGGTGTTACTTAAGCCAAAATCAACCTATGCGATACTTAAAATTAATGATAGATATATAGCTGTTGGCAAAGAACTTGTAGCAAAAATTGTACATATGCTCAAAATAGAAAATAAGGTTATAGCTGAATTTATTTCAGATGATCTTGTTATGCAACAAGCTCAAGCGTACCATCCGTTTGTTGATGAATTAACTGTACCGCTGATTCTTGACCATGGTGTTGCGCTTGATGAAGGTACTGCTTTTGTGCATTGTGCGCCTGGTTGTGGCCCGCAGGATTATGATATTGGTGTGCAACACAAATTGGAAATTTTTTCTCCGGTTGGTCCGAGTGGGTACTACCAAGAAGGTATTTTTCCGGCTGAACTTGAAGGTATGTCTATTGTTGATGCAGCGGGGTGGGTGATTACAAAGCTCAAAGAAAAAAATGCATTATTGCACAAATCAAGCATTGTACACTCGTATCCGCATTGCTGGCGTTGTAGAAATGGTTTAATTTTCCGTGCAACAAAGCAATGGTTCTGTGATTTATCGAAAAACAATTTGAAAGAAAATGCTCTTAAAGCGATTAATGGTATTACCATGTTGCCAAAAAAATCGAAAAATCGTTTACTTGCAACAGTAGAAGGTCGGTTAGAATGGTGCTTATCTCGTCAACGCGTATGGGGAATACCTATTACTGCGGTGTTATGTATGCAATGTGATTATACTTATATAAATAAAGAGCTTATTAAAAAGGTTGCGCAAGAGATAGCAAAAAAAGGCATAGAATATTGGGACATTGTTGATGTTAAGCAATTGTTGCCTAAAAACTTTACATGTCCAGATTGTCAAAGTGCGGAATTTAAAAAAGAGGTAGATATTCTTGATGTGTGGTTTGACTCTGGTGTAAGCCATTATGCAGTTCTTGCAAAAAAAACCAGTCTAGGATTTCCAGCAACAATATACCAAGAAGGGAAAGATCAACATCGCGGATGGTTTCAAAGCTCATTATTTACCTCGATGGTACTACATGGTAAGGCGCCAATGGAGATTATTTTGACCCACGGTTATACCGTAGATAAAGATGGCCGTAAAATGTCTAAATCACTTGGCAATGTGGTAGCACCGCAAGATATGATTAAAAAAATGGGTACTGACGGGTTACGCTTGTGGGCAGCAAGTGTCGATTATGGTGGGGATCTACTTGTTTCTGATGTTGTTGTTGATAATGTAATTCAAGTTGGTAGAAAGATTAGAAATACCTGTAGATTTTTACTATCAAATTTATATGATTTTAATATTAAAAAAGATGCTTTACCACTAGATCAACTTCTGCCTATCGATCAATATGCATTGCAACAACTGTTTGAGGTACAACAATCGATACGTGCTTTCTATGAAGAATATAATTTGAGTGCTGTGTTTCATGAACTTGCAGATTATTGTACGGTTAGTTTGAGTTCTTTTTACTTGGATATTGTTAAAGATAGGCTGTATGTTGAAAAATCAGATGGTGAGCTTAGAAGATCAACGCAAACAGCGTGCTGGTATATTTTAGATACGCTTACACGGTTAATGGCACCGGTTATGTCATTCACTGCAGAGAGTGTTTCTGATCATTATCAGCAAGATAAATGGGATTCTATTCACTTGCAGGATTTTGCAGTGCTAGAAAATATCTGGCAACTACTAGCTCAGAAAATAGATGCATTAGCAATTCGCTGGGATTTATTAAAAAGCATTCGATCAGCAGTCTTAAAAAGCATCGAGGTATTACGTGAGAAAGGTATTATAAAACATTCGCTTGAAGCGCGGGTAACATTGTACTTTGATACAAAAAAGGAAATGCTCGGGATATTACCTGCATTTTTTGGAGATTTAAAAACGGCAGGGCAAACAGCTGAGAGCTTTTTCAAAGAGTTCTTCATAATTTCTCAATGTACGATACAGCAAAGTGATGATGACTTACAAAAATCAGAACTTGAAGGTGTGTTTGTTTCTGTGCAAAAAGCACAGGGAAATAAATGTCTGCGTTGTTGGCATTGGAATGTTATGGAATATGAAGATGAATTGTGTAACAGATGTCAAGGTGTTTTGAGTTGATTTTTTGGTTGAGTATATATTGGTTGAGTATATAGGCGAGTAAGTTGATTTATAGATACTAAAGGAGCCACTCTTGTAAGTGGCTCCTTTGCTTTTGGTGTTCTCGATTTAATATGGTAATGTTATTTCTTTTTAACTTGTTCGAGTTCTTCAATTATTTCAACAAATTTTTCTAATTCTCGTTGTAATTCGTAAATAGAAGATGGTGCCGTAATAGTCTGTTTGATGGTATCTGTTGCTTGGCTAGCCCCTCTACCACCCATATATGCATATTGCTTATCAGCGCTTACTTTCTTTTCTATGTTGTTCCAGTCATTTTTTATTGTTTTAATATTACTGCCAAGAGTCTCAAGAGTCTCTATCTTTTTGCGAATCTTTGCTTTCTTGAATGAGTCTCGATAATGTTTTTTTTGTGTTTCATTTTCTAATCGATCAATGCGCCTGGTAAGAGCTTTGAGTTTATCTGTTGCTTTTCGTACAGCTTTGATACCTTGTGGTAGACTAAGCATTGCAACATCAACTTTCACTTCTTTATCATCAACTAAGTGCTTTTGAATATTCTTAAGTGTCGCATCATATTCCTCAATAACATCGATAGATTTCTCTACGTTGTTGATAATTTCATCAAGGTAACCTTCTGCAACAGCGTCCTTTTCTATTGTTACAGATTTAATCGGTGGTTTTTTTGTTGCAGGTTGTTTGCCAGTTTTCTTTGCTTCTAGTTT from Candidatus Dependentiae bacterium harbors:
- the ileS gene encoding isoleucine--tRNA ligase, with product MAEQVDKAKKVSFKETLNLPKTEFPLRANAVVNDPIMIKRWEKENVFKKSFEYNAGKEKYILHDGPPYANGHIHLGTAYNKILKDIIAKSQRMMGKHVPVTPGWDCHGLPIELKVTKDTPGLEPKELKERCRAYAQHWVNVQRHEFKELGVLMDWDDPYLTMAPEYEASIIRAFGEFVDQGYIERKNKTVPWCSSCKTVLATAEIEYYDRKDPSIYVLFALEQQAIDIVLPTLKGKVVYALIWTTTPWTLPLNRAVLLKPKSTYAILKINDRYIAVGKELVAKIVHMLKIENKVIAEFISDDLVMQQAQAYHPFVDELTVPLILDHGVALDEGTAFVHCAPGCGPQDYDIGVQHKLEIFSPVGPSGYYQEGIFPAELEGMSIVDAAGWVITKLKEKNALLHKSSIVHSYPHCWRCRNGLIFRATKQWFCDLSKNNLKENALKAINGITMLPKKSKNRLLATVEGRLEWCLSRQRVWGIPITAVLCMQCDYTYINKELIKKVAQEIAKKGIEYWDIVDVKQLLPKNFTCPDCQSAEFKKEVDILDVWFDSGVSHYAVLAKKTSLGFPATIYQEGKDQHRGWFQSSLFTSMVLHGKAPMEIILTHGYTVDKDGRKMSKSLGNVVAPQDMIKKMGTDGLRLWAASVDYGGDLLVSDVVVDNVIQVGRKIRNTCRFLLSNLYDFNIKKDALPLDQLLPIDQYALQQLFEVQQSIRAFYEEYNLSAVFHELADYCTVSLSSFYLDIVKDRLYVEKSDGELRRSTQTACWYILDTLTRLMAPVMSFTAESVSDHYQQDKWDSIHLQDFAVLENIWQLLAQKIDALAIRWDLLKSIRSAVLKSIEVLREKGIIKHSLEARVTLYFDTKKEMLGILPAFFGDLKTAGQTAESFFKEFFIISQCTIQQSDDDLQKSELEGVFVSVQKAQGNKCLRCWHWNVMEYEDELCNRCQGVLS